In Calothrix sp. PCC 7507, one DNA window encodes the following:
- a CDS encoding CHAT domain-containing protein, producing the protein MIKFKLGDRWKSLIILGLMTSLLCIVIPPVTATNPKINSPQLQTEQYNPGDWLQEGKTLYDAGRFAEAIKVLQQAVDNYRSQGNKLRQAVGLSNLALAYQKLGLWQEADKTVRESLQLLEGVKLNPVVLAQILDIQGSIQLELGQAEQALATWQRAEGIYKQVNDQSGVVSDRINQAQAWQVLGFYRRSLKILTELRSTLQAQPNSLTKAVELRSLGDTLQLVGDLEQSRQVLAQSLEIAKGLQSSAEMSATLFSLGNTARTQQNIPAALDYYQQAAKLASTPITKIQAAINQLSLLVETRQVSVIETLLPQIQTQLVNLPPSQSAIYARIHLAQNLMKLGSGTEKTQQSKLFNDTAQLLATAVQQSRNLDDKRAEAYALGTLGSLYEQTQQWSNAQEVTQKALVLTQTINAPDINYRWYWQLGRLLKKQGDIKGAITAYDTAISELRSLRSDLVAVNRDVQYSFKESVEPVYRQSVELLLQSSPNLKNLEIARQRIESLQLAELDDFFRQACINARTVVLDEMVDKDNPTSAIIYPIILPQQLQVIIKIPQQPLHRYVVNQSQQEVESTLTELREALLEPEKEEEVQTLAKKVYDWLIPAEIETNLAKINVNTLVFVLDGALRNIPMAALYDGQKYLVEKYAVALSLGLQLIAPKSLTQAPLNVLAAGLVQPPKAFQKFPPLPEIQSELNLIAQAGISTRQLLNNDFTSNALEKNVNTKTFNVLHLATHGQFSSRPEDTFILANDGPINVLQFDNLLRRQDATPSQSLEMLVLSACETATGDNRATLGLAGASVKAGARSTLASLWHINDKSTAILIGEFYRELVKNKVTKAEALRHAQIKLLRDYPNYSRPGYWAPYILVGNWL; encoded by the coding sequence ATGATTAAATTCAAATTGGGTGACAGATGGAAGTCTTTGATTATCCTAGGGTTAATGACTTCTCTGTTGTGTATCGTGATTCCTCCCGTTACCGCAACCAACCCGAAAATTAATTCTCCACAATTACAAACTGAGCAATATAATCCCGGTGACTGGCTACAAGAGGGTAAGACGCTATATGATGCGGGACGATTTGCCGAGGCGATTAAAGTTTTGCAACAAGCTGTTGACAATTATCGCAGCCAAGGGAATAAGTTAAGACAAGCTGTTGGGTTAAGTAACCTGGCGTTAGCATATCAAAAGCTGGGACTGTGGCAAGAAGCAGATAAAACAGTCCGAGAAAGTTTGCAACTCTTGGAAGGGGTGAAACTAAATCCTGTAGTTTTAGCGCAAATATTGGATATTCAAGGCAGTATTCAATTAGAGTTGGGACAAGCTGAACAAGCACTGGCGACTTGGCAGCGTGCAGAAGGAATATATAAACAAGTTAATGATCAAAGTGGTGTAGTGAGCGATCGCATTAACCAGGCTCAAGCATGGCAAGTGTTGGGATTTTATCGGCGATCGCTCAAAATATTAACCGAATTACGCTCCACTTTGCAAGCCCAACCCAATTCCCTCACCAAAGCAGTAGAATTGCGATCGCTTGGTGATACTCTGCAATTAGTAGGCGACTTAGAACAATCTCGTCAGGTATTAGCGCAAAGTCTGGAGATTGCCAAAGGTTTGCAGTCTAGTGCAGAGATGAGTGCTACACTATTTAGCCTAGGCAACACGGCTAGGACACAACAGAATATCCCAGCAGCCTTAGACTACTATCAACAAGCAGCGAAACTTGCTTCCACTCCCATCACCAAAATTCAAGCCGCAATTAATCAGTTGAGTTTGCTTGTCGAGACAAGACAAGTTTCCGTAATTGAGACATTATTACCCCAAATTCAAACCCAACTCGTCAACCTACCTCCCAGTCAGTCAGCCATCTATGCACGCATTCATCTGGCGCAGAATTTGATGAAACTGGGGAGTGGCACAGAGAAAACTCAACAATCAAAACTCTTTAATGATACTGCTCAACTACTGGCTACGGCAGTCCAACAAAGCAGAAATTTAGATGATAAACGCGCCGAAGCGTATGCACTGGGTACACTAGGCAGTTTATACGAACAAACTCAACAATGGTCAAATGCTCAAGAAGTTACCCAAAAGGCTCTAGTTTTAACTCAAACCATCAATGCACCGGATATTAATTATCGTTGGTATTGGCAACTAGGAAGGTTGTTGAAAAAACAAGGCGATATTAAAGGCGCAATTACTGCTTATGATACAGCTATTAGTGAATTGCGATCGCTTCGTAGTGATTTAGTTGCCGTTAACCGCGATGTCCAATATAGCTTTAAAGAAAGCGTCGAGCCAGTGTATCGCCAGTCTGTAGAGTTATTACTACAATCCTCTCCTAATTTAAAAAATTTAGAAATAGCTAGACAAAGAATTGAATCGTTGCAACTAGCAGAACTAGATGATTTTTTTCGTCAAGCTTGCATCAATGCTAGAACAGTAGTGCTAGATGAAATGGTAGACAAAGATAATCCTACATCCGCTATCATCTACCCAATTATTCTACCTCAGCAGCTACAAGTAATTATCAAAATTCCCCAGCAACCACTACACCGATATGTAGTTAATCAGTCACAACAGGAAGTAGAAAGTACTTTAACAGAATTGCGTGAGGCTCTTTTAGAACCTGAGAAGGAAGAAGAAGTGCAGACGCTTGCCAAAAAAGTCTATGATTGGTTAATTCCAGCAGAAATTGAGACAAATTTGGCAAAAATTAACGTTAATACCCTCGTATTTGTCTTAGATGGAGCCTTGCGAAATATCCCAATGGCAGCATTATACGACGGACAAAAATATCTAGTCGAAAAATATGCCGTTGCTTTGAGTTTAGGACTACAGTTAATTGCTCCTAAATCTTTAACACAAGCACCACTCAACGTTTTAGCAGCAGGTTTAGTTCAACCACCAAAAGCATTTCAGAAGTTTCCACCTTTACCAGAAATTCAATCAGAGTTAAATTTAATCGCCCAAGCTGGAATTTCCACTAGACAATTGTTAAATAATGACTTCACTAGTAACGCACTAGAAAAAAATGTCAATACAAAAACTTTTAATGTCTTGCATTTAGCAACCCACGGTCAATTTAGCTCCCGTCCTGAAGATACTTTTATCTTAGCTAATGATGGGCCAATCAATGTTTTGCAGTTCGACAACTTACTACGTCGTCAAGATGCAACTCCCTCCCAATCTCTAGAAATGCTAGTTTTAAGTGCTTGTGAAACAGCCACAGGCGATAATCGCGCTACATTAGGTTTAGCTGGGGCATCTGTAAAGGCAGGCGCACGTAGTACCTTAGCTTCACTGTGGCATATTAACGATAAATCTACTGCTATTCTAATTGGCGAATTTTACCGTGAGTTAGTTAAAAACAAGGTGACAAAAGCTGAAGCTTTGCGTCATGCCCAAATAAAATTATTAAGAGATTACCCTAATTACAGTCGTCCTGGATATTGGGCACCTTATATCTTAGTTGGTAATTGGCTTTGA